In Pseudomonas lutea, the genomic stretch GCGCGTGGATGTTCAGGGCAACGTCTGGACCAGCGCCGGCGACGGCGTGCAATGCTTCGCCGCCGACGGCACGCTGCTGGGCAAGATCCGCTTGCCGGAGAAGGTCGCCAACCTGACCTTCGGCGGCCCGCGCCGCAACCGCCTGTTCATCACCGCCAATACGTCGCTGTATTCGCTGTATGTGGCGGTGGCGGGGGCACAGGTGCCGTGAGGCTCAGAGCTTGAAGCGACCGACCACGGTGCGCAGTTCGCCCGCCAGCAGCGACAGCTCATCGGCGGTCACGGCGTTGTCCTCAATGCCTTCCATCAGCAAAAAGGTGCCGTTGCGGATTTCAGTGACATTGCGGTTGATGTCTTCCGATACCGCATGTTGCTGCACAGCGGCGCTGGCGATCTGGGTGTTCATGCCGACGATGGATTCCACGCCCTCGTTGATGGCGTCCAGGCTGCTGGAGGTCTGGTCGGCGGACGTCAGGCAATCCTGCGCACGCTCTTTGCCGGCCTTCATCTGTTCGACGGCGGCGTTGGTTGCCGTCTGCAGTTGCTGGATGATCCGCTGGATCTCGGCGGTGGAGTTCTGCGTGCGCGAAGCCAGGGTTCTCACTTCATCAGCGACCACGGCGAAGCCACGGCCCTGTTCGCCGGCGCGGGCGGCTTCGATGGCGGCGTTGAGGGCCAGCAGGTTGGTTTGATCGGCGATGTTGCGGATCACCTCGATGACCCCGCCGATCTCCTGGCTGTGCACCGCCAGCGCTGCCACTTTCTGCGCGCTGAGATCGACTTCGCCAGCCAGCGCTTCGATGGTCTGGCGGGTCTGCTGCATCACGCCCAGCCCTTTGCCGGAAGCCTGACTGGCCTGTTCCGCGGCACGGGCAGCGCCTTCGGTGTTCTGCGCAACGTCGGCGACGCTGGCGGTCATTTCATTGATGGCCGTGGCCACTTGCTCGGTTTCACCTTGCTGGGCGTTCATCGACAGCTTGGCACGGTCGATGGAGGCGCTCAGGCGCGTCGCTGCATCCGACACCGAGCTGGAGCTGCGTTCAACCTGGGCGAGGGACTCACCAAAGGCTTGCACCATGTGGTTCAAGCCGCTGCCGATGTCGGCCATTTCGTCTTTGCCTGCGATAGGCACACGCGCGGTCAAATCACCCTTGGCGATGCGTTGGGTGGCATCGAGCATCTCCTCCATGGCCCGGCGCATGGAACTGTAGATACCGCTGAACGCGTAGATCAGCAGCAGACCGGCAATGGCAAACATGGCCAGCAGGTAGGTGCGCTCCATGGCGCGTGCGTGCACGCGCTGTTCCATCACCGAGGAGAGAGCCCCCTGCAGCGCGTCCTGGGCCTTATACAGTTCGGCCACCACAGCGTTGCCCTTGCCCGCCAGGCCCTGCATGCCAGTGACGATGCCTTGGCTCGATGCGATCAGGCTGTCCAGGTCGCTGCGGAAGCTGTCCAGGCCGGACAAGGCGTTTGAAACGGGGGACTGGATGCGTTCGGCAAGACCCGCTTCTTCCCGGCGCAGCAAGGCGATGCTTTGCAGGAGCTCCTGACGGATCTGGCTTTCCTGCTTGAGCAGCGCTTTGATGACGCCCCGATCGGACCCCGTCAACGGCTGTCCTTCGTGCAGGCCGCTGGCCAGGCCGCGCATTTGCCCGACCACGTTGATCTGACGTGGCAGTCGCAACGTGCTTTGGTCGATCAGGAACAACGATGCGTAGTCTTCGTCCAGCACCATCCCTGACGTCGCCGACACAAAGTAGATGAAGTTGAGCGTGTCGGTGAGTTGATCATTCCACGCATCGAACATGCTGGCCTGGTCAGCTGCGGTTTTGCTCTGGTTGATCAGACGCTCGGCCGAGGAGCGCAAGCGCTGGACGCGGTCACCGGTTTCGAGTGCGGTCGCGTACTGCCGGTCGGTCTTCTCAAGTGCAGTAAAGGCGTCCAGCAATTTTGACTGGTTCGCGGCGAGGTCAGCCTGTGCCGTCTGATCGCCGCTGAGCAGGCGATTGGTCAGCGCGCGTTGCAGCATCGACAGGCGCAGCACGGGCGTCACATCCGTCAGGTAACGCTGGCCCACCTGTTCGGAGTGGATGCCGGCGATGCTTTCGTTGATCTGGCTGAGCAGGCGAGAGCCCAGCAGCGCCAGGGGAATCAGTACGATGAGTGCAAGCACCCCGAATTTGGCAGGAAAACGTAGGCGGTTGGTCAGGTACACGGCAGGCGCAAGAATGTTCATGCAGTTCTCACAGCCCCGGAGCGGGGCGCGTTGGGTGGTTGTCGGTGAGAACGTTCCGTTTTCTCGGGTTTGAGGTGGCGTTGATACGCTCTTGGAGCTCGTGCGAGAGGCTGATTTCACTGGGCTCTGTCAGCCTGTCGGCGGCGTTCCGGTTAACTTTAAAAAAACTTGTACAACAATTTATATTTGTATAATTCTGGAACTGAAACGTTTAAGTAGTGTCTTTGTGATATCAATCCATGTTGCCGAGCAGTGGCTATTGACGGGTGTCATGAGTCAGCGACCTTTCGTCTTTATCAGCTACCCAGCTGTGATGGCCATGCGATATCATTGGTTCCGTAAATTTTTGACAGCCGAGGGCTTCTGCCATGACCTGTTTGCTGGAAATCGAACAGAAGCGCCTGTCGGCTGTGCATGCATTGCAATGGCTGGAAACGGCGCATAACGAGAATTTTGATCGGCTCTGCCGTCTGGCCGCTGCTCATTTCGGCGTGCCTACCGTGCTGGTGTCGCTGGTGGAGAAGGACCGGCAGTGGTTCCCCGGTCGCGTAGGTTTCGACGCGGGCCAGACTCCGATCGAGCAGTCCTTCTGCCGCTACACGATCCAGAATTCCGGGGTCATGGTGGTCAACGACGCACACCTTGATCCGCGCTTCGCCGACACGGCGCTGGTCACCCGGCCGGGTGGCATACGCTTCTACGCCGGTGCGCCGCTGCGCAATCAGCACGGTGAAGTGCTCGGCAGTTTCTGCCTGATCGACAGCGTGCCGCGCGAGCTGCTCCCGGCTGAGATCACGGTTCTCGAAGATTTTGCCGAGTTGGTCATGGGGCAGATCGAGCAGTGCCAACTGATGCGCTACCGCGATCCGGTGAGCAAGCTGCCCAATCTGCACCAGTTCTTGCTGGACACCCACAATGTGGCGGTGGCGGACACTCAGGTGCGCCTGATGATGGTCATGCGCACACAGGCAGTGCCCAGCGCTGCAGATGTCAGCGTGACCAGCAACCTGGATGCGCAGCAAAAACGCCGTGACATTGCCCACTGCCTGCGCCGCCGTCTGGACGGAATTGCCGAGCTCTATCATGTCAGTGAGCTGGACTTCTGCCTGCTCATGACCTGCGAACGGCATCGGCGCGATGAGCTGATTCGGGTGATGCTCGCGCTGATCACCGAGCCTTTCACCCATCAGCAAGTGGCGGTGGGCCTGGCCTGTTGCGACGACGGTGAAAACTCTGCCGCCGCGCTGATGGGCAAAGCCATACACGCTGTGGGAATGGCCACCTACCGCCAGGTGCAGTGGGCGTCGTATGACGAAGCGGAAGATTGCGCCCAGCGCCGCGCACTGCTGTTGCTCAATGAACTGAACGAGTCACTGGACAGCGGCGACATCTATCTCGAATACCAGCCGCGTTTCAGCCTCCAGGACGGCAAACTGCTCAGCGTCGAGGCGTTGATCCGCTGGACCCACCCGCTGCTCGGCAAGATCTGGCCGGCGGAATTCATTCCGTTGATCGAAAGCGCCGGCAGGATCAGCACGGTAACGCGCTGGGTCATTGATCGCGCGCTCACCGATCTCAGCGGCTGGATCGATCAGGACGTACGCCTCTCGCTGAACCTGTCGCCACTGGATTTCGCTGAGCTGGACATTGCTCAAACGCTGCAGGACGCCTGCCATCAGCATGGTGTTGAACCTGCGCGGCTGGAAGTCGAAATCACCGAAGGCGAGTGGATCCGTGCCGACAAGCGGGTGATCGCTCAGCTGACCCGGATTCGCGAACTGGGTGTCGATGTGGCCATTGACGACTTTGGCGCCGGTTACAGCAACTTCGCCTATTTGCACGAAATCCCCGCCAACATTCTCAAGCTGGACAAGTCGCTGGTCAGCGACCTCGAAAGCAACCCGCGTAATCGCATCATTGCGCGTTCCGTTCTGCACCTGGCCAGCGAACTGGGCTATCGCACCGTCGCTGAAGGCGTCGAGACGTTTCGCTGCATGAGCCTGGTGAGGGAATACGGTTGCGAAGAGGCCCAGGGTTATTTCCTGAGCCGGCCGCTTGGCCTGGCAAAGCTCAAGCAGCAATGCCAGAACATCGCGTTGACCTTCATCGCCCAACCCCCGGAAGCGTGGGGCGACGAGGAGCTGATCAACGCGGCGGTGTTCGACGACGGTCAGGTGACCGAAGCGGCGTGAGGCTTTCCGGCTAACGCCAGTCCCACGTTCACATGCAATCCATTGGGACCGGCTTCAGCCTCCAAACCCGCAGCTTGCAGGACCGCCTTTGGCAGGGAGCGCGTCAGGCCGCATCGAAATCCTTCGGTCTTTCCCGGCTGAAGCCGGTCCCACTGACGTCGCGTTTAGTCGCCCGACACTGGCGTGGGCTGGATGATCTCGACCCAGTAACCGTCCGGGTCCTTCACAAACGCCAGGCTTTTCATGCGGCCATCGGTCAGGCGTTTCTGGAAATCCACCCCCAACTCTTCAAAGCGCGCACACGCCACCTTCACGTCGGG encodes the following:
- a CDS encoding EAL domain-containing protein, which gives rise to MTCLLEIEQKRLSAVHALQWLETAHNENFDRLCRLAAAHFGVPTVLVSLVEKDRQWFPGRVGFDAGQTPIEQSFCRYTIQNSGVMVVNDAHLDPRFADTALVTRPGGIRFYAGAPLRNQHGEVLGSFCLIDSVPRELLPAEITVLEDFAELVMGQIEQCQLMRYRDPVSKLPNLHQFLLDTHNVAVADTQVRLMMVMRTQAVPSAADVSVTSNLDAQQKRRDIAHCLRRRLDGIAELYHVSELDFCLLMTCERHRRDELIRVMLALITEPFTHQQVAVGLACCDDGENSAAALMGKAIHAVGMATYRQVQWASYDEAEDCAQRRALLLLNELNESLDSGDIYLEYQPRFSLQDGKLLSVEALIRWTHPLLGKIWPAEFIPLIESAGRISTVTRWVIDRALTDLSGWIDQDVRLSLNLSPLDFAELDIAQTLQDACHQHGVEPARLEVEITEGEWIRADKRVIAQLTRIRELGVDVAIDDFGAGYSNFAYLHEIPANILKLDKSLVSDLESNPRNRIIARSVLHLASELGYRTVAEGVETFRCMSLVREYGCEEAQGYFLSRPLGLAKLKQQCQNIALTFIAQPPEAWGDEELINAAVFDDGQVTEAA
- a CDS encoding methyl-accepting chemotaxis protein — translated: MVQAFGESLAQVERSSSSVSDAATRLSASIDRAKLSMNAQQGETEQVATAINEMTASVADVAQNTEGAARAAEQASQASGKGLGVMQQTRQTIEALAGEVDLSAQKVAALAVHSQEIGGVIEVIRNIADQTNLLALNAAIEAARAGEQGRGFAVVADEVRTLASRTQNSTAEIQRIIQQLQTATNAAVEQMKAGKERAQDCLTSADQTSSSLDAINEGVESIVGMNTQIASAAVQQHAVSEDINRNVTEIRNGTFLLMEGIEDNAVTADELSLLAGELRTVVGRFKL